TTGGCCGTACCACCTTCGGGGCTGTCCCCCTCTTGAGCAACCGGACATCAAGGGTATCGTTCTTTCTGGAAGCCCCTACAGCGTTACGGATGAACGGGCTCCCCGCCTTCCTGAAGGAGTTCTGGAGAGTGGTAAACCTATCCTTGGAATCTGCTATGGCATGCAGCTTCTTGTGCATACCCTTGGGGGGAGGGTTATCCGGTCCCACAGTCGGGAGTACGGAAGGGCCCTTCTTTTTGTTCTTGAGCGCGGTGGGCTCTTTGAAGGACTTGGAAGTGAGCTGGTTTGCTGGATGAGCCATGGGGATAGTGTCAAAGAAATACCCGAGGGGTTTGTCTGTGTTGCCCGAACGGAAGGATGTGAGTATGCCGCCATTCGAGATAAAAACGGGAGAATCTGGGGCATTCAATTCCACCCCGAGGTTTCCCATACTCCCCTGGGGAAGGAGATTCTGGCGAATTTCGTCCTTGGCATCTGTGGATGCCGCCCTGAGTGGACTCCCGAGTCCATTGTGAAGCAGCAGATTCAATTCATCCGGAATGAGGTCCAGAAAGAGCGCGTGGTCTGTGCGCTGAGTGGAGGAGTTGATTCGGTCACCGCGGCAGTGCTCACGTACCGGGCCATTGGGGATCAGCTGAGCTGCATTTTCGTTAACAATGGTCTTCTCCGAAAAGGGGAGGCAGAGCAGGTCCTCTCGAACATGCGGGCACTCCTTGGGAAAGAGCGCGTCATCTATGTGGACGCTCGGGAAAGGTTCCTCGAAGCCCTTCGGGGGGTTGTGGACCCGGAGGAGAAGCGGAAGATCATCGGTCGGGTTTTCATAGAAGTCTTTGAGGACGAGGCGAAAAAACTCGGAAACGTGACGTATCTCCTCCAGGGGACGACATATCCTGACGTGATTGAGAGTGTCTCTG
This region of Candidatus Caldatribacterium sp. genomic DNA includes:
- the guaA gene encoding glutamine-hydrolyzing GMP synthase, which produces MDKIVILDFGSQYTQLIARRIRELQVYCEVWPYHLRGCPPLEQPDIKGIVLSGSPYSVTDERAPRLPEGVLESGKPILGICYGMQLLVHTLGGRVIRSHSREYGRALLFVLERGGLFEGLGSELVCWMSHGDSVKEIPEGFVCVARTEGCEYAAIRDKNGRIWGIQFHPEVSHTPLGKEILANFVLGICGCRPEWTPESIVKQQIQFIRNEVQKERVVCALSGGVDSVTAAVLTYRAIGDQLSCIFVNNGLLRKGEAEQVLSNMRALLGKERVIYVDARERFLEALRGVVDPEEKRKIIGRVFIEVFEDEAKKLGNVTYLLQGTTYPDVIESVSVWGPSARIKTHHNVGGLPEHMRLKVLEPLRFLFKDEVRKLAAELGIPEEIIWRQPFPGPGLAVRIIGEVTEERLAILRDMDAIIDQELRKSPIYRKLWQSFGVLVPVRSVGVMGDERTYKYVGVVRAVMSEDGMTADWARISYDTLDVIARRIVNEVAGIGRVVYDITSKPPATIEWE